The Solirubrobacterales bacterium DNA segment CCTGTCCACCAGCTTCGACAAGTAGGAGGAGGCAGCAAGGGGGCGAGGGCCCGGCTTCGAGCCGGGCGTTCGCCGTTCTGTGCCGCGAATCACGGGGCCTGCGGCACACTCCCTGCTAGAAATGGTCGGGTGCGTCTCGCTCTGATCCTCGCCGGCACCTGCCGGGCGACGTGGATTCCGAATCCGCCACGGTAGAGGGGAGCGCCGGCATGGCGTCCGCGGTCAAGCTGCGGGGGCTCGTGAAGCGGTTCGGACCGATCACCGCGGTGGACGGCCTCGACCTGGAGGTCCCGTACGGGACGTGCGTTGGCCTGCTCGGCCCAAACGGCGCCGGGAAGTCGACCACCATGAAGGCGCTCACCGCCCAGGTGATCCCAGACGAGGGAGACCTCGAGGTGCTCGGGTACCGGCTGCCCGGGGACTCGAAGCAGGCGCGCGCCCAGATGGGGGTGGTGCCCCAGCTCGACAACCTCGACGTCGCGCTGACGGTCGAGCAGAACCTGCTCGTGTTCGCCTACCTCTACCGAGTGCCGGCTCGCGAGCGAAGGTCGGCGATCGAGCGCGCGCTGGAGATCGCCTATCTGGGCGATCGGCGCCACTCCAAGGTCGACCAGCTAAGCGGGGGCATGCGACGACGGCTCTTGATCGCTCGTGCCCTGCTGCATCGTCCCCGGCTTCTCCTGCTCGACGAGCCCACCGTCGGCCTGGATCCGCAGGTGCGTCAGGGGCTGTGGGCGCTGATCGACCGGATGCGCTCGGAGGGTGTGTCGATCCTGATGAGCACCCACTACATCGAGGAGGCGGAACGGCTCTGCGACACGGTTACGATCATGTCCCACGGCACGGCCGTCGCCGTCGGGC contains these protein-coding regions:
- a CDS encoding ABC transporter ATP-binding protein, with product MASAVKLRGLVKRFGPITAVDGLDLEVPYGTCVGLLGPNGAGKSTTMKALTAQVIPDEGDLEVLGYRLPGDSKQARAQMGVVPQLDNLDVALTVEQNLLVFAYLYRVPARERRSAIERALEIAYLGDRRHSKVDQLSGGMRRRLLIARALLHRPRLLLLDEPTVGLDPQVRQGLWALIDRMRSEGVSILMSTHYIEEAERLCDTVTIMSHGTAVAVGPPRALIAEYAGPQAIEVYGPPARLTEVEAIAGQRGWRTRRTGTSVSILDADGDFDLDGQRRVTNLEDVFVLLTGEEIS